The Desulforegula conservatrix Mb1Pa genome has a window encoding:
- a CDS encoding LysO family transporter, whose translation MIQAILVIVAGIAAGFFLKEREKILSGFEKVSSVTIYLLLFLMGLSVGTNSTVLSSFPKVGKIAIVLTFGALGGSIFFSYIVDRLFFKE comes from the coding sequence ATGATACAGGCTATATTAGTTATTGTTGCCGGAATTGCAGCCGGATTTTTTTTAAAAGAAAGAGAAAAAATACTATCCGGTTTTGAAAAAGTATCGTCAGTAACCATCTATCTGCTTCTTTTTCTTATGGGGCTTTCTGTGGGAACTAATTCGACAGTCTTGAGCTCGTTTCCAAAAGTTGGCAAAATTGCGATTGTTCTGACATTCGGAGCTCTTGGCGGAAGCATATTTTTTTCTTATATTGTAGACCGGCTTTTTTTTAAGGAATGA
- a CDS encoding lysine exporter LysO family protein, with translation MKAGLLIIVIFGSGVLSGIFSILPDFITRADYSTYVLYVLLFAVGAGMGGSRQCFDALKNISPRILLIPFSVVAGSLVGAALASFAITGISVQESMGVVAGFGYYSLSSILIKQIRNETLGVIALLSNLTREIVTLLFAPFIIKYFGRLAGIAAGGATSMDTTLPVITKFSGSEAGVLSVFSGVLLTFAVPFIISFIFSF, from the coding sequence ATGAAAGCGGGATTGTTAATCATCGTTATTTTCGGATCAGGTGTGCTTTCCGGGATATTTTCTATTCTTCCTGATTTTATTACCCGAGCCGACTATTCAACATATGTTTTGTATGTCCTGCTTTTTGCTGTTGGGGCCGGGATGGGCGGAAGCAGGCAATGCTTTGATGCCCTTAAAAATATCAGCCCAAGAATTCTGTTAATACCTTTTTCTGTGGTTGCAGGCAGCCTTGTAGGGGCAGCACTTGCGTCATTTGCGATTACAGGAATTTCTGTTCAGGAATCCATGGGTGTCGTTGCCGGATTTGGATATTATAGCCTCTCAAGTATTTTGATCAAGCAGATAAGGAATGAGACGCTTGGAGTGATAGCTCTGCTTTCAAATTTAACAAGGGAAATTGTCACCCTGCTTTTTGCACCTTTCATAATAAAATATTTTGGTCGTCTTGCGGGTATTGCAGCCGGTGGAGCCACATCCATGGATACCACCTTGCCTGTTATAACAAAATTCTCCGGATCAGAAGCAGGCGTCTTGTCAGTTTTCAGTGGTGTTCTTTTGACTTTCGCAGTCCCGTTTATAATCAGTTTTATTTTTAGTTTCTGA
- a CDS encoding ParA family protein, which translates to MRRAVFNQKGGVGKTTITCNLAAVGASLGKKILVVDLDPQCNATQYLLGKSPESKDGTLSEYFNDLLYSFFGSKKVDSYIVETPFKNLYLIQSHPELGELESKLEHRYKMYKLKEALASLDTFDDIYMDTPPALNFYSRSALIAADACLIPFDCDAFSRHALYSLMGNINEIRADHNPTLKVEGIIANQYMDRAKLPKQIVEDLQTEGHPVFDTKLSVSVKVRESHESSKPLVFMEPNHKTAKEYIALYSELS; encoded by the coding sequence ATGCGGAGAGCCGTATTCAATCAGAAAGGCGGAGTAGGCAAAACTACTATAACCTGTAATCTTGCGGCAGTTGGTGCTTCACTTGGCAAAAAGATTCTCGTTGTTGATCTTGACCCTCAGTGCAATGCAACCCAGTATCTTCTTGGGAAATCTCCGGAAAGCAAGGACGGCACTCTGTCTGAATACTTCAACGATCTCCTTTATTCATTTTTCGGTTCTAAAAAAGTGGACTCTTATATTGTTGAAACTCCGTTCAAGAATCTCTATCTGATCCAGTCCCATCCCGAACTTGGAGAACTAGAATCAAAGCTTGAGCACAGATATAAAATGTACAAACTAAAAGAAGCACTGGCAAGCCTTGATACATTCGATGATATTTATATGGACACTCCTCCAGCCCTGAATTTTTACAGCAGATCAGCACTTATCGCTGCTGATGCATGCCTGATACCTTTTGACTGTGACGCATTTTCAAGACACGCACTTTACAGTCTCATGGGAAATATTAATGAAATAAGGGCAGACCATAATCCGACTCTAAAAGTTGAAGGCATCATCGCAAATCAATATATGGACAGGGCAAAACTTCCAAAGCAGATTGTGGAAGATCTCCAGACAGAAGGTCATCCTGTATTTGATACAAAACTATCGGTCTCGGTAAAAGTAAGAGAATCACATGAATCATCAAAACCTCTTGTTTTTATGGAGCCCAATCATAAAACAGCGAAGGAATACATAGCTCTTTATTCAGAACTGTCTTGA